From Primulina huaijiensis isolate GDHJ02 chromosome 15, ASM1229523v2, whole genome shotgun sequence, one genomic window encodes:
- the LOC140959777 gene encoding transcription factor UNE12 codes for MANHSGETPSDDFLDQILGFPSYGAGAESNLAGNDAGNMVAASSATMMLHLGSGDVSAHLGGVGMGVGMGGPYGGLGQAGGVGFPLGLSLDHGKGGFMKMDDASGSGKRFRDDILNSGASSSVKSGFHGQQIPNTGPPGPQPTAVRPRVRARRGQATDPHSIAERLRRERIAEKIRALQELVPTVNKTDRAAMLDEIVDYVKFLRLQVKVLSMSRLGGAGAVAPLVTDIPITSVEEEGINSGRAQPAWEKWSVDGTERQVAKLMEENVGAAMQFLQSKALCIMPISLASAIYHTQPPDTATFIKPESNPPS; via the exons ATGGCCAACCATTCAGGAGAAACTCCATCAGACGACTTCCTTGATCAAATCCTTGGATTTCCAAGCTACGGTGCCGGAGCCGAATCCAACTTGGCGGGAAACGATGCTGGCAACATGGTGGCTGCTTCCTCAGCTACGATGATGTTACATCTAGGCTCCGGAGATGTCTCTGCGCACCTAGGCGGAGTGGGGATGGGAGTTGGGATGGGAGGACCTTACGGAGGGCTTGGTCAAGCTGGTGGCGTCGGGTTTCCCTTGGGGTTGAGCTTGGATCATGGCAAGGGAGGGTTTATGAAAATGGACGATGCGTCGGGGAGTGGGAAAAGATTCCGAGACGACATTTTAAATTCCGGCGCTTCGTCTTCTGTTAAATCG GGTTTTCATGGACAGCAAATACCCAATACAGGTCCACCCGGCCCGCAGCCAACCGCAGTTCGGCCACGAGTTCGGGCTAGACGAGGCCAAGCTACAGATCCACACAGCATTGCTGAAAGG TTGCGCAGAGAAAGAATAGCTGAAAAGATAAGAGCGCTGCAAGAGTTGGTTCCAACTGTCAACAAG ACTGATAGAGCAGCAATGCTTGATGAAATTGTGGATTATGTGAAGTTTTTGAGGCTCCAAGTAAAG GTGTTGAGCATGAGCAGATTGGGAGGAGCTGGTGCTGTGGCACCACTTGTGACTGACATTCCAATAACATCGGTAGAG GAAGAAGGCATTAACAGTGGACGAGCTCAGCCAGCATGGGAGAAGTGGTCAGTTGATGGTACAGAACGACAAGTTGCTAAGCTAATGGAAGAAAACGTCGGTGCTGCAATGCAATTTCTTCAATCCAAGGCACTCTGCATCATGCCCATCTCGCTAGCTTCGGCTATCTACCACACGCAACCTCCAGACACAGCCACTTTCATCAAGCCCGAATCAAACCCCCCTTCATAA
- the LOC140960548 gene encoding protein OSB1, mitochondrial-like, with translation MALQKTAALTKTLLLPQNPVQIPSFPLHFNKSAKKIRLKCSFDSNSGLYEYERFAGSVPQYPKPAEIPWKKELCNSVQLIGIVGSPVQIKHLPSGKVVAWSRLAVKKSQSETIWINLTFWDELAHVASEHVEKGHQIYVSGRLVSDIVESEDQKQQTYYKVVVQQLNFIEKSLSAVSLYTGDSNSPTPGRKQNNYAANSTGSPEELWQAFFANPMEWWDNRKNKRSPNYPDFKHKDTGEALWVEGRYNPPWVKSQLAVLDSRMESFHEQNSSKNVNFMTVDSLGPF, from the exons ATGGCGTTACAGAAAACAGCAGCATTAACGAAAACCCTTCTGCTGCCTCAAAACCCCGTACAAATTCCCTCATTTCCACTTCACTTCAACAAATCAGCCAAAAAAATCCGATTGAAATGCTCTTTCGATAGTAATTCTGGGCTTTACGAGTACGAACGGTTTGCGGGTTCGGTTCCACAATATCCGAAACCGGCAGAGATTCCTTGGAAGAAGGAGCTCTGCAATTCGGTGCAGCTGATTGGCATTGTTGGGAGTCCCGTCCAAATCAAACACCTTCCTTCTGGTAAAGTCGTTGCATGGTCCCGCCTCGCGGTCAAGAAATCGCAAAGTGAAACCATTTG GATTAATTTGACTTTCTGGGATGAATTGGCTCACGTTGCTTCTGAGCATGTAGAGAAAGGTCACCAAATATATGTCTCAGGTCGCTTAGTCTCAGACATCGTTGAAAGTGAAGATCAGAAGCAGCAGACCTACTATAAG GTGGTTGTTCAGCAACTAAATTTCATAGAGAAGAGCCTCTCAGCTGTCTCATTGTACACGGGAGATTCTAATTCCCCTACACCAG GCAGGAAACAAAACAATTATGCTGCGAACTCTACTGGTTCACCGGAAGAACTGTGGCAAGCCTTTTTCGCCAATCCCATGGAATGGTGGGATAATAGGAAGAACAAG CGAAGCCCAAACTATCCAGACTTCAAGCACAAAGATACTGGGGAAGCATTATGGGTTGAAGGCAGGTATAATCCACCATGGGTAAAATCACAACTTGCTGTACTCGATTCGAGAATGGAGTCATTCCACGAGCAAAATTCCAGTAAGAATGTAAATTTTATGACTGTCGATAGTCTTGGGCCCTTTTAG
- the LOC140958399 gene encoding auxin-induced protein 22B-like: MEAITVFGNDLNLKATELRLGLPGTEESEQLQSVKNNKRSSSEMDISTQKGTGNQECDGPAPKAQVIGWPPVRSYRKNVLTKRLESDASGIFVKVSMDGAPYLRKIDLNVYQNYLDLLKALENMFKCTIGVYSEWEGYNGSEFAPTYEDKDGDWMLVGDVPWDMFIVSCKRLRIMKGSEAKGLGCL, encoded by the exons ATGGAAGCGATTACGGTTTTCGGGAACGATCTAAATCTGAAAGCGACTGAGCTCAGATTAGGGTTACCAGGAACAGAAGAATCCGAGCAGCTTCAATCTGTCAAGAACAACAAGAGATCTTCTTCTGAAATGGATATTTCAACCCAAAAGGGTACTGGAAACCAAGAATGCGACGGCCCAGCTCCGAA GGCACAAGTTATCGGTTGGCCACCGGTTCGATCTTACCGGAAGAATGTTTTGACGAAGAGGCTGGAATCTGATGCGTCTGGGATCTTTGTGAAAGTGAGCATGGATGGAGCTCCTTATCTAAGGAAGATTGACCTTAATGTATACCAGAACTATTTGGATCTACTCAAGGCATTGGAGAACATGTTCAAGTGCACCATAGGTGTTTACTCGGAGTGGGAAGGGTACAATGGATCTGAATTTGCACCAACTTATGAAGACAAGGATGGGGATTGGATGCTAGTTGGAGATGTTCCATGGGATATGTTCATTGTTTCTTGCAAAAGGCTGAGGATTATGAAGGGATCTGAGGCTAAGGGATTGGGATGCTTGTAG